A stretch of Telopea speciosissima isolate NSW1024214 ecotype Mountain lineage chromosome 11, Tspe_v1, whole genome shotgun sequence DNA encodes these proteins:
- the LOC122645812 gene encoding zinc finger protein CONSTANS-LIKE 4-like: MASDEENGKGYAVTWGLTAKPCDSCKSAAALLFCRADSAFLCIGCEAKVHEANKLASRHERVWMCEVGEQAPASVSCKADAATLCVTCDRDIHSANPLARRHERFPIVPFYEPAACAVKSNAVNLLSPVKSNGDNNDDEDDDLNDTDGDSEEAEAAAWLLSNPNPKASMKFGDYFFPDMDLDYTAPSMVTDSVVPVQTKPLLLPIVNPSSDNCYEVDFGRSKSCYSYTTPTLSQSVSSSSLDVGVVPDNGNSMADISNPFGKHVTSSTANQASQLSGLDRKARVLRYREKRKNRKFEKTIRYASRKAYAETRPRVKGRFAKRTDIEVEVDTLYKSGAALMSDAGYGIVPSF, encoded by the exons ATGGCGAGCGACGAAGAGAACGGTAAGGGCTATGCGGTAACTTGGGGGTTGACAGCGAAGCCGTGTGACTCGTGTAAATCGGCGGCAGCATTACTCTTCTGCCGAGCTGACTCCGCCTTCCTCTGCATAGGTTGCGAAGCAAAGGTCCATGAAGCAAACAAGCTCGCGTCCCGGCACGAGAGAGTGTGGATGTGTGAGGTCGGCGAACAAGCCCCAGCAAGCGTATCCTGCAAAGCCGACGCTGCAACTCTCTGCGTCACCTGCGACCGCGACATCCACTCGGCAAACCCACTCGCTCGGCGACACGAACGATTCCCAATCGTCCCTTTCTACGAACCCGCCGCCTGTGCCGTCAAATCCAACGCCGTCAATCTCCTTTCCCCCGTAAAATCCAACGGTGACAACAACGACGACGAAGACGATGACCTTAACGACACCGATGGTGACAGTGAAGAAGCCGAGGCTGCTGCGTGGCTgttatcaaaccctaacccaaaggCTTCTATGAAATTTGGAGACTATTTCTTCCCAGACATGGATCTCGACTACACAGCTCCTTCCATGGTAACTGATAGTGTAGTTCCCGTGCAGACAAAACCCCTTTTGCTGCCAATCGTCAACCCTTCTTCCGACAACTGCTACGAAGTCGATTTCGGCCGATCCAAGTCTTGTTACAGTTACACCACCCCTACTCTCAGCCAGAGC GTTTCTTCGTCGTCGCTTGATGTGGGGGTTGTGCCTGATAATGGAAATTCCATGGCGGACATATCGAACCCGTTTGGGAAGCATGTGACAAGTTCTACTGCAAATCAAGCGTCGCAGCTTTCGGGTTTGGACAGGAAAGCAAGGGTTTTGAGGtacagagagaagagaaagaacaggAAGTTTGAGAAGACAATAAGGTACGCTTCGAGGAAAGCGTACGCAGAGACAAGGCCGAGGGTCAAAGGGAGGTTTGCGAAGCGGACTGATATTGAAGTCGAGGTTGATACCCTCTACAAATCTGGTGCTGCTTTAATGTCTGATGCTGGTTATGGTATCGTCCCTTCCTTTTGA